The segment TGGAAATTATAATAGTAGAGAGAATAATTGTGGAGATTATAATTGCGGAGATTCTAACAGCGGAAATTATAACAGCGGGCATTGTAATAGTGGACATCATAATACCGGAGATTATAATAGTGGACATTATAATAGCGGAAATCATAACAGTGGATATTGTAATACCAATACTCCTAAAGTTAGAATGTTTAATCATGTAACGGATTTTGATTTTGATGATAAAACTATAACAAGATTTGAAAATATTTTATTTAATTGCCCACAATCATATAAATATTCGGATTTTATTTCCATAAGCGATATGAGTGAAGATGAAATTATTAGACATCCTGAATGTGAAACTATTGGCGGATATATCAAAACAATAATAGTTGAAGCTGACAAGCAAAAATGGTGGGATGAAGATGTTAGCGATGATGATAAAGAATTTATTAAGTCGTTGCCATATTTTGATGCAGAAATATTTTATGAATGTGTTGGTATAAGAATTAAATAATATATAAGTACAATTTAATAGTAAAGATGAAATGGAGCCGTAAGGCTCTTTTTTAGTGCAAGAAAGGGTGATTATAAGGTGAAGACTATAATAACTTATATAATTGCAAGTATAAGTTTTGTTATTCCTATATTCATTTGTATATTATTGAAAAAATCTTTTGATTTTATAGAGAGAATTTTTAATAGAAGTATTATGAAATTAAGGTGTATACGCAAAAAAATAGATTGCATATCTACAATAGCTATTATTTCTATAATAATGATGTTTATATGTTATGTGATTGGGGATTTTCAATTTAGTAAATTACCAATTAATAATACGTTTAGTGTGATAATAAGGATAATAGGGGGGATTACAAACGGTGGAAGTATGATTTTTGTAATAATATGGAGAGTATCGTATACAGTAATTTATAAAAGCGATAACATTGACAATAAAAGTTGAAAGCCTTATAATTTATATGAGGTGAATATTAATGTTGATAAATATAATTAGGATAATTCTATTACTTATTTTTATAATAAGTATATTCTTGATTATATGTCTGAAACCTAAATATGATATAAACGAATACTTGGTTTGTTCGGTAGGAAATATAATTTCTCAAAAATTCGTTAGAAAAAGGAACGATAAACATTTTGGAAATGCCAAAAATTTCATATCCGGTTTTAATCAATTACCAAGCAGTAAAAGATTTTTTTGTATCACACATAAAAAAATAATAAACTATTTATTAAGAAAAGTTGAAAATAATCAAATTCAATCATTAAAGTTTTATAAATTACCGTTTATATTTAATTTAGGAAAAGCAGAAATTAAAATGGGAAAGGAGAAAAGTGATAACAGTTTTGAACGATTGTATATAGTTACATTTAAAACAATATAAGAGCAGAGCCGTAAGGCTCTTTTTTAGTGCAAGAAAGGGTGATTATATTGAAACGAAAAACAATAATATTTTTAACAATGGTGTTGACCGTAATATTTTCGGCCATAACTTCAAGCTTGATTGTGAATGCGGATGAACTTGACGGATACACAAAAGTGGATTGGTCGTGGAACAGAGATATGGAAACCACCGATGCCAATTCTGTAATAGTAGGCGGAAATATTCCGTTTTGGCGATATGTAAATGCAGACAACCCTGCAAATAACAATGCAATATGGAAAAGCGTATATGGTGATGAATTATCGGATGATGATGTCACAAAAATTTGGAGTAACAAATTTGATCCTATATACATTGTAGCAAGTGTTGATGTTGCTAATATTCCTGATGAGAATATACGTCAATATATATACGACCACGTTGATGAAGATGTACCTGATTTGAAATTAAAATTTGATATTGACGCAGACGTTGAGGGTGATTCAAATAGTGAAAAAGCAGAAACTTTATTTAATGGTGATATAGGTTATCGTGTATATCGTGATGGTGACACTTGTCGAATCGAAATGAAATTCAGTCCTAAATTTCATTTAATAAAAGATGATGGTACAGGTGGAAATGATCTTTTACTACCTAATATGCCATATAAGCAACTGCCTAAAGCACGTTATCCGTACAGCTCCGTTATATTTTCTATGTGGGGATATAACGGCGGTTCTAATGAGCATTACGGAGCATTGGAAGTAGTTGAGGGTGATGATCCTAAATATATTTACGGTCAAAGCTTTGGTTATGGTGATATATTAGAAAAAGGAAAAATACCGAACAATATGGTTTATCCAAACTTTGAGGCAGGAGAAATAAATCAAGAGGGAACGTGGGCAGGTACAGTTGAAAGTGATACTCTCGACAGTAACCTTATTCGTATCGGACAGCAATTTAAAAAGAGAAATGATTCTTGGTACTACAGCTACGGCGGAGCAGTCGGTTATAATTTTAAGTTTCCGTTTAAAGTTTCTCTTGCAGTTGACAACAGTATGAAAATCACAAAGCGTATTATTAATTATGTAACAGGTGATGTAATACTTGAGAATACAGATAGTTTTGCTTATGGCAGTAGCTCAGTAGGTAAAATGTACGTCTTGGCGGATAAGTCGGGATATGCGTATGTTGATAATGATATGAATTTTGATGTCGGTTATGCGTACAATCATTTTGATGTAAAACGTGCGGATAACAATGAAATCTTAGGTGTTGATTCAAGCATTATTGCAAATGTGGCATTTGATCCTGAAATAAAGCACAAAATACTTGACGTTTATGTAACGCCATTACCTGTTGAATCTAAATTAATAGTAAGGTATGTTGATGTAGATACAGGTGAAGACATAAAAACAGAAGAAATTAAGGGTAAAGTATTAACTACACCTGACGATGAAGATATAATTAAATACACGATTGACCCGCCTAAGCCACAGGTGATTGTTAAGAAGTATGTCGTTGAAGATTTAACCGGCAGAATCGAAGAAGAAAAAGAAAATCCTGATCCTGATGTTTCGGTTCGTGTTTCGGGAACTAAGCCTATTTTGGTTTTGATTATAAGTTGTACCAAAGACAACGGCGGTGGAGGTGGTGACATTAGTCCGACACCAACGCCGACACCAAAACCAAACGATGATAACAACGGTGACGATGAGCCGGCAACAACTCCGATTGATCCGCCTATGTGCGACAGTGAAGAAAATACAATACAATGGGAGGAACGAGAGAAACACAGTTACACAGGCAGTGACAATAAGAAACATACTTGTTACCACTATTATGTGTATGAGGCTAAATTAAAAGTAGATAGTGTTGATGTATCACCAACAACACTTAAAAGCGGATATGGTGTTACAACCGACATATCCACAAGCGTAAGTTACAGACAAGTGGCAAAATATAAAGAGGGTAATTGCGATCACAGATTAAGTACATCAAGAACACCGACATCAAAACCAAAGCCACCTACAAAAGTAGCAGTAAGAATGGGATGGACAACACATACCTTTGGCGGTGATTTCATTCAAGACAGTACCGTATTGCTTGACAAAGTATCCAGTAACAGTACAACAGCTAAATTTTCTGCACCGACAAATAGTGCTGTAGGTCAGAAAATGATATATACAGATATATATTTAAGCGGTACGGGGAGTGAGCCAAGACGTCACGTAATCGCATTTGATATATACGGAGGAGGTGTTGACGGTACTGAATGGTGTACAACTGTTACCAAAGAACTTGTTATCAACGGTGATATGTACGAAGATGCCGGAACTACATCAACATATTAATATTTTGATTGAGGAAACACATTGCTTTATAAAAAGTGATGTGTTTTTTTATTACAGAGAAAGGAAGGTGATTATATGCCACCTATTGATCCAAAACTTGTAAAAAAAATAATCGAAGCAGTGGCAAAGATTGTTGAAGAAATCAAGGAAAAGCATTTAATATCAAAAATAGTGTTGGCAAGTGCAGTTGTAGTTTCTCTTTTGTTTTTCCCGATATATGTAATATCACATCCGCTTGAGGCATTGAGCATTGCAAGAGGTGACAGTGAAGTTACAGAAGAATATTTAGGATATATCGCCGGAAAATACGAAACAGGAACATCCGATCCGGCATTTATAAGTTCCGGTGAAGGTGATTATGGTGGAGTGAGTTATGGCATTCCGCAATTCCCATCAAGAGGTGGAATGGTTAAAAGTTTTACTAACTGGCTTGCAGAACAAGATGAGGAGTTAGGCAGTCTTTTTAATGGATTAACGCAGAATACAACTGCATTTAATGACGCTTGGAAAAAAGCCGCAGAGATAAGCAAAAGTAAATTTGCAGGTTTTCAGCTTACATATTCACATCAAATAGATGTGAAACCGTTAGTAGAAAAATGTCTTAGTCAATTAGATATAGACTTTAATCGCTCGCGATGTTTGCAAGAATTGATAATATCAACAGGACAGCAATACGGACCGAATACATCTGTAATAAGAAAATCAGGTGTTACATCAGATATGGATGATGAAACTATTATAAAAAAAATATATGCCTATAAACGAAATACGGTAGGGTCATATTTTTCAGGGTCAAGCGGTGGGGTACAAAGTAGTTTGAGAAATCACAGATTTGTTGATGAAGAAAAAGATTTGTTGGCTATTGTCGGACAACCGCCACTTGGTATTATCGGTGAAGATGAGGGCGGAATATCAACCGGATATAACTTACCTCGTGATCCCGGATATGGAGCATTAAAGAAATTCCTAATGGCTTGGACTATTGATTCAGACGGAAATATAACAGAAAATAAAGATATTGAAGAATCTGTTGCATTATCGGGTGAACCGTACAATGGTACAGATGTTCCGTTATATCTACAAGGTAGTTATGGTAACTATAGCTATGGAACAGGAACTATTGCAACATCAGGTTGCGGTCCGACATCGATGGCGATGGTAGCTACTCTTTTAACAAAAACGGTTGTATCACCTGTAGACACTGCAAAATGGTCGGAACAACATGGATATAAAGTTTCAGAAGGAACGGCATGGGCATTTTTCCCAAGCTATTCATCGGCTATAGGAATATCGTGTGATGTTGTATCAAACACCTCAAGTAATATTGTAAATTGTCTTAAAGCAGGAAAGATTATGATTTTAAGTATGAATCCCGGTCATTTTACG is part of the Hominilimicola fabiformis genome and harbors:
- a CDS encoding C39 family peptidase; translated protein: MPPIDPKLVKKIIEAVAKIVEEIKEKHLISKIVLASAVVVSLLFFPIYVISHPLEALSIARGDSEVTEEYLGYIAGKYETGTSDPAFISSGEGDYGGVSYGIPQFPSRGGMVKSFTNWLAEQDEELGSLFNGLTQNTTAFNDAWKKAAEISKSKFAGFQLTYSHQIDVKPLVEKCLSQLDIDFNRSRCLQELIISTGQQYGPNTSVIRKSGVTSDMDDETIIKKIYAYKRNTVGSYFSGSSGGVQSSLRNHRFVDEEKDLLAIVGQPPLGIIGEDEGGISTGYNLPRDPGYGALKKFLMAWTIDSDGNITENKDIEESVALSGEPYNGTDVPLYLQGSYGNYSYGTGTIATSGCGPTSMAMVATLLTKTVVSPVDTAKWSEQHGYKVSEGTAWAFFPSYSSAIGISCDVVSNTSSNIVNCLKAGKIMILSMNPGHFTKIGHFIVLRGITSDGKILVNDPASTERTNQTWDVGTVAGESARAWAFSN
- a CDS encoding pentapeptide repeat-containing protein, producing the protein GNYNSRENNCGDYNCGDSNSGNYNSGHCNSGHHNTGDYNSGHYNSGNHNSGYCNTNTPKVRMFNHVTDFDFDDKTITRFENILFNCPQSYKYSDFISISDMSEDEIIRHPECETIGGYIKTIIVEADKQKWWDEDVSDDDKEFIKSLPYFDAEIFYECVGIRIK